A genomic window from Equus caballus isolate H_3958 breed thoroughbred chromosome 5, TB-T2T, whole genome shotgun sequence includes:
- the BLZF1 gene encoding golgin-45 isoform X1, whose product MTTLESLETKVTLTSTPIRGAGDGMETEEPPKSVEVTSGVQPIRHHILQSPRKKAVTSESPGVLQLGKILTEKAVEVEAVRILVPKAAITHDTPSKNAKVKSLGHHKGEFLGQSEGVVEPRKELSEVKNTLEKLKNSERRLLQDKEGLSNQLRVQTEVNRELKKLLVASVGDDLQYHFERLAREKNQLILENEALGRNTAQLSEQLERMSIQCDVWRSKFLASRVMADELTNSRAVLQRQNRDAQSAIQDLLSEREQFRQEMIATQKLLEELLVSLQWGREQTYYPSTQPHSTAELALTNYKLAKAVNSHLLGNVGTNVQKKIPSTVEFCSTPAEKMAETVLRILDPVTCTEGSPDNPFAETSTTTLLATKKNIGRFHPYTRYENITFNCCNHCQGELIVL is encoded by the exons ATGACTACTCTTGAAAGTTTAGAAACCAAAG TCACCCTCACTTCAACCCCAATCCGAGGAGCAGGAGATGGAATGGAAACTGAGGAGCCACCTAAATCTGTTGAAGTTACCTCTGGAGTCCAACCCATAAGGCATCACATCCTTCAGAGTCCACGAAAGAAAGCAGTGACATCAGAGAGCCCAGGAGTTCTCCAACTAGGAAAGATTCTCACTGAAAAAGCAGTGGAAGTCGAAGCTGTAAGAATATTAGTTCCCAAGGCTGCTATAACCCATGATACGCCCAGCAAAAATGCAAAGGTTAAGTCTCTGGGACATCATAAAGGAGAATTCCTTGGTCAGTCAGAGGGAGTTGTCGAACCTAGGAAGGAACTATCAGAGGTAAAGAATACACTGGAAAAGCTCAAGAACTCTGAAAGGAGGTTACTACAGGACAAAGAAGGTCTTTCAAACCAGCTCCGAGTACAGACAGAG GTCAATCGTGAGTTAAAGAAGCTGCTGGTAGCTTCTGTTGGGGATGATCTTCAGTATCACTTTGAACGTCTAGCCCGTGAGAAAAATCagcttattttagaaaatgaagcCCTAGGTCGAAACACAGCTCAACTTTCCGAACAGTTAGAACGTATGTCAATACAGTGTGATGTATGGCGAAGTAAATTCCTCGCAAGCAG GGTCATGGCAGATGAGTTAACAAACTCCAGAGCAGTTTTGCAGCGTCAAAACCGTGATGCACAGAGCGCTATACAAGATCTCCTGAGTGAACGGGAGCAGTTTCGTCAGGAAATGATAGCTACCCAGAA ATTATTGGAGGAGCTCTTAGTCTCCTTGCAGTGGGGAAGAGAACAAACTTACTATCCTAGTACGCAGCCACACAGCACAGCAGAACTAGCGTTAACAAATTACAAGTTGGCAAAAGCAGTAAATTCTCATCTTCTAGGAAATGTTGGCACCAATGTTCAAAAAAAGATTCCATCAACAGTTGAATTCTGCAGCACCCCAGCAGAAAAAATGGCTGAAACg GTTCTACGCATTTTGGACCCAGTAACCTGTACAGAAGGCTCACCTGATAATCCATTTGCTGAGACTTCAACAACCACCTTACTtgctacaaagaaaaatattggacGATTTCATCCCTATACTAGATATGAAAATATAACTTTCAATTGCTGTAATCACTGCCAGGGAGAACTTATTGTCCTTTAA
- the BLZF1 gene encoding golgin-45 isoform X2: METEEPPKSVEVTSGVQPIRHHILQSPRKKAVTSESPGVLQLGKILTEKAVEVEAVRILVPKAAITHDTPSKNAKVKSLGHHKGEFLGQSEGVVEPRKELSEVKNTLEKLKNSERRLLQDKEGLSNQLRVQTEVNRELKKLLVASVGDDLQYHFERLAREKNQLILENEALGRNTAQLSEQLERMSIQCDVWRSKFLASRVMADELTNSRAVLQRQNRDAQSAIQDLLSEREQFRQEMIATQKLLEELLVSLQWGREQTYYPSTQPHSTAELALTNYKLAKAVNSHLLGNVGTNVQKKIPSTVEFCSTPAEKMAETVLRILDPVTCTEGSPDNPFAETSTTTLLATKKNIGRFHPYTRYENITFNCCNHCQGELIVL, translated from the exons ATGGAAACTGAGGAGCCACCTAAATCTGTTGAAGTTACCTCTGGAGTCCAACCCATAAGGCATCACATCCTTCAGAGTCCACGAAAGAAAGCAGTGACATCAGAGAGCCCAGGAGTTCTCCAACTAGGAAAGATTCTCACTGAAAAAGCAGTGGAAGTCGAAGCTGTAAGAATATTAGTTCCCAAGGCTGCTATAACCCATGATACGCCCAGCAAAAATGCAAAGGTTAAGTCTCTGGGACATCATAAAGGAGAATTCCTTGGTCAGTCAGAGGGAGTTGTCGAACCTAGGAAGGAACTATCAGAGGTAAAGAATACACTGGAAAAGCTCAAGAACTCTGAAAGGAGGTTACTACAGGACAAAGAAGGTCTTTCAAACCAGCTCCGAGTACAGACAGAG GTCAATCGTGAGTTAAAGAAGCTGCTGGTAGCTTCTGTTGGGGATGATCTTCAGTATCACTTTGAACGTCTAGCCCGTGAGAAAAATCagcttattttagaaaatgaagcCCTAGGTCGAAACACAGCTCAACTTTCCGAACAGTTAGAACGTATGTCAATACAGTGTGATGTATGGCGAAGTAAATTCCTCGCAAGCAG GGTCATGGCAGATGAGTTAACAAACTCCAGAGCAGTTTTGCAGCGTCAAAACCGTGATGCACAGAGCGCTATACAAGATCTCCTGAGTGAACGGGAGCAGTTTCGTCAGGAAATGATAGCTACCCAGAA ATTATTGGAGGAGCTCTTAGTCTCCTTGCAGTGGGGAAGAGAACAAACTTACTATCCTAGTACGCAGCCACACAGCACAGCAGAACTAGCGTTAACAAATTACAAGTTGGCAAAAGCAGTAAATTCTCATCTTCTAGGAAATGTTGGCACCAATGTTCAAAAAAAGATTCCATCAACAGTTGAATTCTGCAGCACCCCAGCAGAAAAAATGGCTGAAACg GTTCTACGCATTTTGGACCCAGTAACCTGTACAGAAGGCTCACCTGATAATCCATTTGCTGAGACTTCAACAACCACCTTACTtgctacaaagaaaaatattggacGATTTCATCCCTATACTAGATATGAAAATATAACTTTCAATTGCTGTAATCACTGCCAGGGAGAACTTATTGTCCTTTAA